Proteins from one Catenuloplanes atrovinosus genomic window:
- a CDS encoding M23 family metallopeptidase has translation MDLGAPPATIIRSAGAGTVIFAGRVAGHGVVSIEHAGGLRTTYQPLHVDIAAGQTVTTGTPLGTLATGHDGCPAPACLHWGLRRGADYLDPLLLLALGRVRLLPTASP, from the coding sequence GTGGACCTCGGCGCACCTCCGGCAACGATCATCCGCTCCGCCGGTGCCGGCACCGTGATCTTCGCCGGCCGGGTGGCGGGACACGGCGTGGTCAGCATCGAACACGCCGGCGGCCTGCGTACCACGTACCAGCCGCTTCACGTCGACATCGCGGCCGGCCAAACGGTCACCACAGGCACTCCCCTGGGCACACTCGCCACCGGTCACGACGGCTGCCCCGCCCCGGCCTGCCTCCACTGGGGCCTGCGGCGCGGCGCCGACTACCTGGACCCGTTGCTCCTACTGGCGCTCGGCCGCGTCCGCCTGCTCCCCACCGCCAGTCCTTGA
- a CDS encoding aminotransferase class V-fold PLP-dependent enzyme has translation MGAGDVRPPDAIAGARLLFSLDPAVSYLNHGTVGATPIAVQRAQQRLRDEVELDPMRFHTRGLRDRVGHTRRHLATQFGADPDGTALIPNTTAGIAIVLQSLGLRAGDEILLTDHGYGSVAIAAARECRRTGAVVRTVPVPLSAPDGEVVSLLRAAFTDRTRLLIVDQIASSTVKLFPLVPIVEAAHRVNVAVLVDGAHAPGMLPLAIDEIGADFWVGNLHKWAFAPHSVGMLVVAPRWRERIEPLAVSWDHDEGFPSNVESQGTLDYTAWLAAPAGLFVLRTLGHDRVRAHNATLAAYGQRVIGTALGLRAADLPDPGGSGIAMRVLPLPHGIATTDADAVTLRHRIADKLGAAVGINAWNSRGWLRISAQVYNQPDEYDRLAARLPALLTAGS, from the coding sequence GTGGGCGCTGGTGACGTACGGCCGCCGGACGCGATAGCCGGCGCGCGGCTTCTCTTCTCGCTCGACCCGGCCGTCTCCTACCTGAATCACGGCACGGTCGGCGCGACCCCGATCGCGGTGCAGCGCGCCCAGCAGCGGCTGCGCGACGAGGTCGAGCTCGATCCGATGCGATTCCACACCCGCGGTCTGCGCGACCGGGTCGGTCACACGCGCCGGCACCTGGCGACGCAGTTCGGCGCGGACCCGGACGGCACCGCGCTGATCCCGAACACGACCGCCGGCATCGCGATCGTGCTGCAATCGCTGGGGCTGCGGGCCGGCGACGAGATCCTGCTGACCGATCACGGCTACGGCTCCGTCGCGATCGCCGCCGCCCGGGAGTGCCGCCGGACCGGTGCGGTGGTCCGCACGGTGCCGGTGCCGCTGTCCGCCCCCGACGGCGAGGTGGTGTCGCTGCTGCGGGCCGCGTTCACCGACCGTACCCGCCTGTTGATCGTGGACCAGATCGCCTCCTCCACGGTCAAGCTGTTCCCGCTCGTACCGATCGTGGAGGCCGCACACCGTGTGAACGTGGCCGTGCTGGTCGACGGCGCGCACGCGCCGGGAATGCTGCCGCTGGCGATCGACGAGATCGGCGCCGACTTCTGGGTCGGCAACCTGCACAAGTGGGCGTTCGCACCGCACTCGGTCGGCATGCTGGTCGTGGCACCGCGCTGGCGGGAGCGCATCGAGCCGCTCGCCGTCTCCTGGGACCACGACGAGGGCTTTCCCTCCAACGTGGAATCCCAGGGCACGCTCGACTACACCGCGTGGCTCGCCGCTCCGGCCGGCCTGTTCGTGCTGCGCACCCTCGGCCACGACCGCGTGCGCGCCCACAACGCCACGCTCGCCGCCTACGGCCAGCGCGTGATCGGCACCGCCCTCGGTCTCCGCGCCGCCGACCTGCCCGACCCCGGCGGCTCCGGCATCGCGATGCGCGTCCTGCCCCTCCCGCACGGCATCGCCACCACCGACGCCGACGCCGTCACGCTCCGCCACCGTATCGCCGACAAGCTCGGCGCCGCGGTCGGCATCAACGCCTGGAACTCCCGCGGCTGGCTCCGCATCTCCGCCCAGGTCTACAACCAACCGGACGAATACGACCGCCTCGCCGCACGCCTTCCGGCCCTGCTCACGGCCGGTAGCTAA
- the tsf gene encoding translation elongation factor Ts has translation MSNFTAADVKKLRDLTGAGMMDSKKALTEAEGDFDKAVELLRIKGAKDVGKRAGRTAANGLVAHSGKALLELNCETDFVAKNADFIAFAQQLVEHAETAGVTDVEALKASTLSDGRTVDAAVQELSAKIGEKLVVNRFAVLDGTTAVYLHRKAQDLPPAVGVLVEYTGKSDEAADADARAVAMQIAAMRPKYVTRDEVPADVVESERRIAEQTAREEGKPEAALPKIVEGRVNGFFKDTVLIEQASVADNKKTVKQVLAEAGIEITRFVRLEVGQA, from the coding sequence ATGTCCAACTTCACCGCCGCGGACGTCAAGAAGCTGCGCGACCTCACGGGCGCCGGCATGATGGACAGCAAGAAGGCCCTGACCGAGGCCGAGGGCGACTTCGACAAGGCCGTCGAGCTGCTCCGCATCAAGGGCGCGAAGGACGTCGGCAAGCGTGCCGGCCGTACCGCCGCCAACGGTCTCGTCGCCCACTCCGGCAAGGCGCTGCTCGAGCTCAACTGTGAGACCGACTTCGTCGCGAAGAACGCCGACTTCATCGCGTTCGCGCAGCAGCTGGTCGAGCACGCCGAGACCGCCGGCGTCACCGACGTGGAGGCGCTGAAGGCCTCCACGCTGTCCGACGGCCGCACCGTCGACGCCGCCGTGCAGGAGCTCTCCGCCAAGATCGGCGAGAAGCTGGTCGTCAACCGGTTCGCCGTGCTGGACGGCACCACCGCCGTCTACCTGCACCGCAAGGCGCAGGACCTGCCGCCGGCCGTCGGCGTGCTGGTGGAGTACACCGGCAAGTCGGACGAGGCCGCCGACGCGGACGCGCGCGCCGTCGCGATGCAGATCGCCGCCATGCGCCCGAAGTACGTCACCCGCGACGAGGTCCCCGCGGACGTCGTCGAGTCGGAGCGCCGGATCGCCGAGCAGACCGCCCGCGAGGAGGGCAAGCCGGAGGCCGCGCTGCCGAAGATCGTCGAGGGCCGGGTCAACGGCTTCTTCAAGGACACCGTGCTGATCGAGCAGGCCTCGGTCGCCGACAACAAGAAGACCGTGAAGCAGGTTCTCGCCGAGGCGGGCATCGAGATCACCCGGTTCGTCCGGCTCGAGGTCGGCCAGGCCTGA
- a CDS encoding YraN family protein yields MTSTTRAVGAYGERVALRHLIEAGMTPVARNWQCADGEVDIILSDGDDLVFCEVKTRRSTTFGAPAEAVGPRKRQRLRRVASRWLAGAPGHGGHVRFDVVAVTARRQGAAAVEHVRSAF; encoded by the coding sequence ATGACATCCACAACCCGCGCGGTCGGCGCCTACGGGGAACGAGTGGCGCTGCGGCATCTGATCGAGGCGGGGATGACCCCGGTCGCCCGCAACTGGCAGTGCGCCGACGGCGAGGTGGACATCATCCTCTCCGACGGCGACGACCTCGTCTTCTGCGAGGTCAAGACGCGCCGGTCGACGACGTTCGGCGCGCCCGCGGAGGCGGTCGGCCCGCGCAAGCGGCAACGGCTGCGACGCGTCGCCTCCCGCTGGCTGGCCGGCGCGCCCGGTCACGGCGGCCACGTCCGCTTCGACGTGGTCGCCGTGACCGCCCGGCGCCAAGGCGCGGCCGCGGTCGAGCACGTCCGCAGCGCGTTCTGA
- a CDS encoding DUF2469 domain-containing protein: MSAEDLEKYETEMELQLYREYRDIVRQFSYVVETERRFYLANHVDLHVRNSDGEVYFEVEMQDAWVWDMYRPARFVKNVRVMTFKDVNVEELEKPEISLPTDTGFPS; the protein is encoded by the coding sequence ATGAGCGCAGAAGATCTCGAGAAGTACGAGACCGAGATGGAGCTGCAGCTCTACCGGGAGTACCGCGACATCGTCCGCCAGTTCTCCTATGTGGTCGAGACGGAGCGGCGCTTCTACCTGGCGAACCACGTCGACCTGCACGTGCGCAACTCGGACGGCGAGGTCTACTTCGAGGTCGAGATGCAGGACGCGTGGGTCTGGGACATGTACCGCCCGGCCCGCTTCGTCAAGAACGTCCGGGTGATGACCTTCAAGGACGTGAACGTCGAGGAGCTGGAGAAGCCGGAGATCTCCTTGCCGACGGACACCGGCTTCCCCAGCTGA
- the frr gene encoding ribosome recycling factor → MIDDTLLEAEEKMERAVEHAKDELAAIRTGRATPAMFSRIVIDYYGTPTPLPQMASVAIPEPRMAIIKPYDASQLGAMEKAIRDSDLGVNPSNEGSMLRILLPQMTEERRREMVKVARGKAEDGKVAVRNVRRRAKEELDRIVKDGEAGEDEGRRAEKELDDLTHRYVAQVDELVKHKEAELLEV, encoded by the coding sequence GTGATCGACGATACGCTCCTCGAGGCCGAGGAGAAGATGGAGCGTGCCGTCGAGCACGCCAAGGACGAGCTGGCGGCCATCCGCACCGGTCGCGCCACGCCGGCGATGTTCTCCCGGATCGTCATCGACTACTACGGCACGCCCACCCCGCTCCCGCAGATGGCATCCGTCGCCATCCCGGAGCCGCGGATGGCGATCATCAAGCCGTACGACGCCTCGCAGCTGGGCGCCATGGAGAAGGCCATCCGCGACTCGGACCTCGGGGTCAACCCGTCGAACGAGGGCTCGATGCTGCGCATCCTGCTGCCGCAGATGACCGAGGAGCGCCGCCGCGAGATGGTCAAGGTCGCCCGCGGCAAGGCCGAGGACGGCAAGGTGGCGGTGCGCAACGTGCGCCGCCGCGCCAAGGAGGAGCTGGACCGCATCGTCAAGGACGGCGAGGCCGGCGAGGACGAGGGACGCCGCGCCGAGAAGGAGCTGGACGACCTCACCCACCGGTACGTGGCCCAGGTCGACGAGCTGGTCAAGCACAAGGAAGCCGAGCTCCTCGAGGTCTGA
- a CDS encoding tyrosine recombinase XerC, producing MGSSEPARTRATQHLYDALPSEMRTVVDEFAHHLATVEDRSAHTVRAYVGDAVSLLGHAADSGCTRLGDLDIAELRSWLAAQRTNGAARTSLARRAASARALTAWGYRAGHLEHDVGAQLASPRPHRTLPGALRADQATALVTAPAGSTPATEEVTTQPPTPVRLRDHLVLELLYATGIRVSELCGLDLADLDRTRRLVRVLGKGNRERSVPYGVPAEQALDTYLRRGRPALTTPDSGDALLLGARGGRLQATIARRIVATYARAENLPHTTPHGLRHSAATHLLEGGADLRSVQELLGHASLATTQIYTHVSVERLRAAYRQAHPRA from the coding sequence ATGGGGAGCAGCGAGCCGGCGCGTACCCGCGCGACACAGCACCTCTACGACGCCCTGCCGTCCGAGATGCGCACCGTGGTCGACGAGTTCGCGCATCACCTGGCGACCGTCGAGGACAGGTCGGCGCACACCGTGCGGGCCTATGTGGGCGACGCGGTCTCATTACTCGGGCACGCCGCCGACTCCGGGTGCACCAGACTGGGCGACCTGGACATCGCCGAGCTACGCAGCTGGCTGGCGGCACAGCGCACGAACGGGGCCGCCCGCACCTCCCTCGCCCGCCGGGCGGCCTCGGCCCGTGCCCTCACGGCCTGGGGGTACCGCGCCGGCCACCTGGAACACGACGTGGGAGCGCAACTCGCCAGCCCACGCCCGCACCGCACGCTGCCCGGCGCCCTGCGGGCCGATCAGGCAACCGCCCTGGTCACGGCGCCGGCCGGATCGACGCCCGCCACCGAGGAAGTCACGACCCAGCCGCCCACCCCCGTGCGGCTCCGCGACCACCTCGTGCTGGAGTTGCTCTACGCCACGGGCATCCGGGTCAGTGAGCTGTGCGGGCTCGACCTCGCCGACCTGGACCGCACCCGTCGTCTGGTGCGCGTCCTCGGCAAGGGCAACCGGGAGCGCTCCGTCCCGTACGGCGTCCCGGCCGAACAAGCACTGGACACCTACCTGCGCCGAGGGCGCCCCGCCCTGACCACCCCGGACAGTGGCGACGCCCTGCTGCTCGGTGCACGCGGAGGGCGGCTGCAGGCGACGATCGCGCGGCGGATCGTCGCCACCTACGCACGGGCGGAGAACCTGCCGCACACCACACCGCACGGGCTGCGCCACTCCGCCGCCACCCACCTGCTGGAAGGAGGCGCGGACCTGCGGTCGGTGCAGGAGTTGCTGGGGCATGCGTCGCTGGCGACCACGCAGATCTACACGCACGTGTCGGTCGAGCGGCTGCGCGCGGCGTACCGGCAGGCACATCCCCGGGCGTGA
- the pyrH gene encoding UMP kinase, with translation MTVVTEQVVPVEEPAGSPAGGKPRRVVLKLSGEVFGGGSVGVDPDVVSAIARQIATVVRRGVQVSVVVGGGNFFRGADLQKRGMDRNRADYMGMLGTVMNSLALQDFLEKEGIETRVQSAITMAQVAEPYIPLRAIRHLQKGRVVIFGAGAGMPYFSTDTVAAQRALEIKADVVLMSKNGVDGVYTADPRTDPTATKLDFVTFSEALQQGLRVADATAFSLCMDNGMPMLVFGAEGPDTIIKAVGGEKIGTLITA, from the coding sequence ATGACGGTGGTGACCGAGCAGGTCGTTCCGGTGGAGGAACCGGCGGGCTCACCGGCGGGCGGCAAGCCCCGGCGGGTCGTGCTGAAGCTCTCCGGCGAGGTCTTCGGCGGCGGCAGCGTCGGCGTGGACCCGGACGTGGTGTCGGCCATCGCGCGCCAGATCGCCACGGTGGTGCGCCGCGGCGTGCAGGTCTCCGTGGTCGTCGGCGGCGGAAACTTCTTCCGCGGCGCCGACCTGCAGAAGCGTGGCATGGACCGCAACCGGGCCGACTACATGGGCATGCTCGGCACCGTCATGAACTCGCTCGCGCTCCAGGACTTCCTGGAGAAGGAGGGCATCGAGACGCGCGTGCAGAGCGCGATCACGATGGCCCAGGTCGCCGAGCCGTACATTCCGCTCCGCGCGATCCGCCACCTGCAGAAGGGCCGAGTCGTGATCTTCGGCGCCGGCGCCGGCATGCCGTACTTCTCGACCGACACGGTGGCCGCCCAGCGTGCGCTGGAGATCAAGGCCGACGTGGTCCTGATGAGCAAGAACGGCGTGGACGGCGTCTACACCGCGGACCCGCGGACCGACCCGACCGCCACCAAGCTCGACTTCGTCACGTTCTCCGAGGCGCTCCAGCAGGGGCTGCGGGTGGCCGACGCGACCGCGTTCAGCCTCTGCATGGACAACGGCATGCCGATGTTGGTTTTCGGCGCCGAGGGACCTGACACGATCATCAAGGCCGTGGGCGGCGAGAAGATCGGCACCTTGATCACCGCCTAG
- a CDS encoding YifB family Mg chelatase-like AAA ATPase has product MSYAKVSCVGLVGVEGHLVEVEVDIAPGLPGVTLTGLPDAALNEARDRVRAAIVNSGEEWPNRRLTVNLLPATLPKRGSAFDLAIAAGILACAGELPPVGLHGVAILGELGLDGAVRPIRGVLPMVTAAARAGLTRAVVPVQNADEATVVPGLDVRAVDTLQRLIGFVRGTDTLLPPPGLPAPPPPPAPDLADVAGQAVGRRALEVAAAGAHNLALIGPPGAGKTMLAERLPSVLPELDDAAALEVTAVHSIAGVLPPGGRLIRRPPFQAPHHTASLSSLVGGGSGLARPGALSLAHRGVLFLDEAPEFAARVLDSLRQPLESGRVTLNRTGGTTEYPTRVQLIIAANPCPCARPSGDAGCECTPQARRRYLGRLSGPLMDRIDLRVRLHPMRAADLVGDDRPRETSAAVAARVTRARAAARARWSAHGWRTNAEVPGAALRRPPWQLPRADVTLLQRALDRGSLTARGFDRALRLAWTIADLDGLDRPGAGEVAEASQLRAGEHG; this is encoded by the coding sequence ATGAGCTACGCCAAGGTGAGCTGCGTCGGGCTGGTCGGTGTGGAGGGCCACCTCGTCGAGGTCGAGGTCGACATCGCCCCCGGCCTGCCCGGGGTCACCCTCACCGGCCTGCCCGACGCCGCGCTCAACGAGGCCCGCGACCGGGTCCGCGCCGCGATCGTCAACTCCGGCGAGGAGTGGCCGAACCGGCGGCTCACCGTCAACCTCCTCCCCGCCACGCTGCCCAAGCGCGGCTCCGCCTTCGACCTGGCCATCGCGGCCGGAATCCTGGCCTGCGCGGGCGAGCTGCCCCCGGTCGGCCTGCACGGCGTGGCGATCCTCGGCGAGCTCGGCCTGGACGGCGCCGTGCGCCCGATCCGCGGCGTGCTCCCGATGGTCACCGCCGCCGCCCGGGCCGGCCTCACCCGCGCCGTCGTACCGGTCCAGAACGCGGACGAGGCCACCGTCGTCCCCGGCCTGGACGTCCGCGCGGTCGACACGCTGCAGCGGCTGATCGGCTTCGTCCGCGGCACGGACACGCTGCTTCCGCCGCCCGGCCTCCCGGCGCCCCCGCCGCCACCCGCGCCCGACCTGGCGGACGTGGCCGGGCAGGCCGTCGGCCGCCGCGCGCTGGAGGTCGCCGCCGCCGGCGCGCACAACCTCGCGCTCATCGGGCCGCCCGGCGCCGGCAAGACCATGCTCGCCGAGCGCCTGCCGTCCGTGCTCCCCGAGCTCGACGACGCGGCCGCGCTGGAGGTCACCGCGGTGCACTCGATCGCCGGTGTGCTCCCGCCCGGCGGTCGCCTGATCCGCCGGCCGCCGTTCCAGGCCCCGCACCACACGGCCAGCCTCTCCTCGCTGGTCGGCGGCGGCTCCGGCCTCGCCCGGCCCGGCGCGCTGTCCCTCGCCCACCGGGGCGTGCTCTTCCTCGACGAGGCGCCCGAGTTCGCGGCGCGCGTGCTCGACTCGCTGCGCCAGCCGCTGGAGTCCGGGCGGGTCACGCTCAACCGCACCGGCGGCACCACCGAATACCCCACCCGCGTACAGCTGATCATCGCGGCCAACCCGTGCCCCTGTGCGAGGCCGTCCGGCGACGCGGGCTGCGAGTGCACGCCACAGGCCCGGCGCCGCTACCTCGGCCGGCTCTCCGGGCCGCTGATGGACCGCATCGACCTGCGCGTCCGCCTGCACCCGATGCGCGCGGCCGACCTGGTCGGCGACGACCGCCCACGCGAGACGTCCGCCGCCGTCGCCGCGCGCGTCACCCGCGCCCGCGCCGCGGCCCGGGCGCGCTGGTCCGCGCACGGCTGGCGGACCAACGCGGAGGTCCCCGGCGCCGCGCTGCGCCGCCCGCCCTGGCAGCTGCCCCGCGCCGACGTCACGCTGCTCCAGCGGGCGCTCGACCGCGGCTCGCTCACCGCCCGCGGCTTCGACCGCGCCCTCCGCCTCGCCTGGACCATCGCCGACCTGGACGGCCTCGATCGCCCCGGTGCCGGCGAGGTCGCCGAGGCCAGCCAGCTGCGGGCCGGGGAGCACGGATGA
- the rpsB gene encoding 30S ribosomal protein S2, producing the protein MAVVTMRQLLESGVHFGHQTRRWNPKMKRFIFTERNGIYIIDLRQTLDYIEKAYDFIRDTVAEGGSILFVGTKKQAQEAIAEQATRVGQPYVNHRWLGGMLTNFQTVYKRLQRMKELEALGDLSGTAAGYTKKETLQLFREKTKLTKTLGGLRDMQKVPSAIWVVDTKKEHIAVDEARKLGIPVIAVLDTNCDPDEVDFPIPGNDDAIRSAELLTRVVASAVADGLIARSGRASRGGSDDKPQGTAVGADEPLAEWERELLESGEKKAADAEATPAAAPAAAE; encoded by the coding sequence ATGGCTGTAGTGACCATGCGCCAGCTGCTGGAGAGCGGCGTTCACTTCGGGCACCAGACCCGTCGCTGGAACCCGAAGATGAAGCGCTTCATCTTCACCGAGCGCAACGGCATCTACATCATCGACCTCCGCCAGACCCTCGACTACATCGAGAAGGCGTACGACTTCATCCGCGACACCGTCGCGGAGGGCGGCAGCATCCTCTTCGTCGGCACCAAGAAGCAGGCGCAGGAGGCCATCGCCGAGCAGGCCACCCGGGTCGGCCAGCCGTACGTGAACCACCGCTGGCTGGGCGGCATGCTGACCAACTTCCAGACGGTCTACAAGCGGCTGCAGCGGATGAAGGAGCTGGAGGCCCTGGGCGACCTGAGCGGCACCGCCGCCGGGTACACCAAGAAGGAGACCCTGCAGCTCTTCCGCGAGAAGACCAAGCTCACCAAGACGCTGGGTGGTCTCCGGGACATGCAGAAGGTGCCGTCGGCGATCTGGGTCGTCGACACCAAGAAGGAGCACATCGCGGTCGACGAGGCCCGCAAGCTGGGCATCCCGGTCATCGCGGTGCTGGACACCAACTGCGACCCCGACGAGGTCGACTTCCCGATCCCGGGCAACGACGACGCCATCCGCTCCGCCGAGCTGCTGACCCGCGTGGTCGCCTCCGCGGTGGCCGACGGCCTGATCGCCCGCTCGGGCCGCGCCTCCCGCGGTGGCTCGGACGACAAGCCGCAGGGCACCGCGGTCGGCGCCGACGAGCCGCTGGCCGAGTGGGAGCGCGAGCTGCTCGAGTCCGGTGAGAAGAAGGCCGCCGACGCCGAGGCCACCCCGGCCGCGGCTCCGGCCGCCGCCGAGTAA
- the dprA gene encoding DNA-processing protein DprA has protein sequence MTGRADRLARVALNWLLEPGHLIGWEMVHAYGAPEALWRILNDPACHSATRNTAAARLRAGDPLQTAEGFLTRAEQVGARLLVPGDEEWPEQVADLRTIDLRSDRERVDRDTRPPLCLWARGPLPLAASLARSVAVVGARAATEYGDRIASEIGFDLASQGWTVVSGGAFGVDGAAHRSALRAGGVTIAVLACGIDRPYPSGNTALFERISETGLLLSEWAPGEPPLRHRFLVRNRLIAAATRGTVVVEAAARSGAIQTLGRAHALPGRTAMAVPGPVGSLMSVGCHDALRNQPGTRLVTSAADILEEVGSIGDDLAPRPRGTVQDRDRLDEDSARLLDAFPHGREITADQLSARAGIDPRTTLRRLALLVELGFVVDHGGSYVLVPPRRVPPS, from the coding sequence ATGACCGGGCGGGCCGACCGGCTGGCCCGGGTCGCGCTGAACTGGCTGCTCGAGCCCGGCCACCTGATCGGCTGGGAGATGGTCCACGCCTACGGCGCACCGGAGGCGCTCTGGCGCATCCTCAACGACCCGGCCTGCCACTCCGCCACCCGCAACACGGCCGCCGCACGCCTGCGGGCCGGTGACCCGTTGCAGACCGCCGAGGGGTTCCTGACCCGGGCCGAGCAGGTCGGGGCGCGGCTCCTCGTCCCCGGCGACGAGGAGTGGCCGGAGCAGGTGGCCGACCTGCGCACGATCGACCTGCGCAGCGACCGGGAGCGCGTCGACCGGGACACCCGGCCCCCGCTGTGCCTGTGGGCGCGCGGGCCGCTCCCGCTCGCCGCCTCGCTGGCCCGCTCCGTCGCGGTCGTCGGCGCCCGGGCCGCCACGGAGTACGGCGACCGCATCGCCTCGGAGATCGGCTTCGACCTCGCGAGCCAGGGCTGGACCGTCGTCTCCGGCGGCGCGTTCGGCGTCGACGGCGCCGCCCACCGTTCCGCGCTGCGCGCCGGCGGAGTCACCATCGCGGTCCTCGCCTGCGGCATCGACCGCCCCTACCCGAGCGGCAACACCGCGCTCTTCGAGAGGATCTCCGAGACCGGCCTGCTCCTGTCGGAGTGGGCACCGGGCGAGCCGCCGCTGCGCCACCGCTTCCTGGTCCGCAACCGCCTCATCGCCGCCGCCACCCGCGGCACCGTCGTGGTCGAGGCCGCCGCCCGCAGCGGCGCCATCCAGACGCTCGGCCGCGCCCACGCCCTCCCCGGCCGCACCGCCATGGCCGTGCCCGGCCCGGTCGGCTCCCTGATGTCCGTCGGCTGCCACGACGCCCTGCGCAACCAGCCCGGCACCCGCCTCGTCACCAGCGCCGCCGACATCCTCGAGGAGGTCGGCTCCATCGGCGACGACCTCGCCCCCCGCCCTCGCGGCACCGTCCAGGACCGCGACCGACTCGACGAGGACTCCGCCCGGCTGCTCGACGCCTTCCCCCACGGCCGCGAGATCACCGCCGACCAACTCTCGGCCCGGGCCGGCATCGACCCCCGCACCACGCTCCGCCGCCTGGCCCTTCTCGTGGAGCTCGGCTTCGTGGTCGACCACGGCGGAAGTTACGTACTGGTCCCTCCGCGCCGGGTGCCGCCGTCATGA
- a CDS encoding phosphatidate cytidylyltransferase produces the protein MDRPSGPRPAVVPGRPGTDAPGRAGVPGRPGADAPGRAGVPGRPGTDAPGRPGTPGHPDAPARAGIPGRSGADAPGHAGAPGRPGPDAPVRSGVPGYPEADAPGRATADVPGRAGAAVPVRPGAESPSGLDGRPRGSSPGERDLLDEELPEPPRRRVKGRRRATRSGAPAPGNALRRAAYESGDEPGKGRGLPAAGRDLPAAIVVSIVLAGLVAGSLVFWREGFLLLVAAAIVVGVWEMTRAVAAGGAHPPLIPLAAGGVLMAGLAWYAGPDALSLGLLVTVLAAMLWRLGDGVSGFLKDAAASTLIAVYVPFLGGFAALLAYPEDGVARVVVTIAAVALTDTGGYVAGVFLGRHYMAPSISPKKSWEGFGGSALASALGSALLVYLMLGVAPWWGALFGIGITISAVLGDLAESMIKRDLGIKDMSNLLPGHGGLMDRLDSVLFALPTAFLLLSLLAPAS, from the coding sequence ATGGACCGCCCGTCCGGCCCGCGGCCGGCGGTTGTCCCGGGCCGCCCCGGCACGGACGCGCCGGGCCGCGCGGGTGTGCCGGGTCGCCCGGGGGCGGATGCGCCGGGCCGGGCCGGTGTGCCGGGCCGCCCGGGCACCGATGCCCCCGGCCGCCCTGGTACGCCGGGTCACCCGGATGCGCCGGCCCGTGCCGGTATCCCGGGTCGCTCGGGGGCGGATGCGCCGGGTCACGCCGGTGCGCCGGGCCGTCCGGGGCCGGATGCGCCGGTTCGCTCGGGTGTGCCGGGCTATCCGGAGGCGGATGCGCCGGGTCGCGCGACGGCGGACGTGCCGGGTCGCGCCGGTGCCGCCGTGCCCGTCCGTCCGGGGGCGGAGTCGCCCAGCGGGCTCGACGGTCGTCCGCGGGGTTCGTCGCCGGGGGAGAGGGACCTGCTGGACGAGGAGCTGCCGGAGCCGCCGCGCCGCCGGGTGAAGGGGCGCCGCCGGGCGACCCGCTCCGGTGCCCCGGCGCCGGGCAACGCGCTGCGCCGGGCCGCCTACGAGTCCGGTGACGAGCCGGGGAAGGGCCGCGGCCTGCCCGCGGCCGGCCGGGACCTGCCGGCCGCGATCGTCGTCAGCATCGTGCTGGCCGGGCTGGTCGCCGGCTCGCTGGTCTTCTGGCGCGAGGGCTTCCTGCTGCTGGTCGCGGCCGCCATCGTGGTCGGCGTGTGGGAGATGACGCGGGCGGTCGCGGCCGGCGGCGCTCACCCGCCGCTCATCCCGCTGGCCGCCGGCGGCGTACTGATGGCGGGCCTGGCCTGGTACGCCGGACCGGACGCACTCTCCCTCGGCCTGCTGGTCACGGTGCTGGCCGCCATGCTGTGGCGGCTCGGCGACGGCGTGTCCGGATTCCTCAAGGACGCCGCGGCGAGCACGCTGATCGCGGTCTACGTGCCGTTCCTGGGCGGGTTCGCGGCGCTGCTGGCCTACCCGGAGGACGGCGTGGCCCGGGTGGTCGTCACGATCGCGGCCGTGGCGCTGACCGACACCGGCGGTTACGTCGCCGGCGTCTTCCTCGGCAGGCACTACATGGCGCCGTCGATCAGCCCGAAGAAGTCCTGGGAGGGCTTCGGCGGCTCCGCGCTCGCGTCCGCCCTGGGAAGTGCGCTGCTGGTCTATCTCATGCTCGGCGTGGCACCGTGGTGGGGCGCGCTCTTCGGAATCGGCATAACGATCTCCGCGGTGCTCGGTGATCTGGCAGAGTCGATGATCAAGAGGGATCTCGGCATCAAGGACATGAGCAATCTGCTGCCGGGCCACGGCGGTCTGATGGACCGGCTGGACTCGGTCCTGTTCGCGTTGCCGACGGCGTTCCTGCTGCTCTCCCTGCTCGCACCGGCCTCCTGA